One segment of Carya illinoinensis cultivar Pawnee chromosome 13, C.illinoinensisPawnee_v1, whole genome shotgun sequence DNA contains the following:
- the LOC122291406 gene encoding cationic peroxidase 1-like has translation MGFHLHSNIFCFFAFFLLFGGGAFGQLSSNYYATTCPRALSTIRTAVNNAVSKEHRMGASLLRLHFHDCFINGCDASVLLDDTANFTGEKTAGPNANSLRGYEEIDTMKSQVESICPGVVSCADILAVAARDSVVALGGPSWTVQLGRRDSTTAGFAEANTEMPSPGMDLSDLISSFSNKGFTEKETVALSGAHTIGQVRCVIFRERIYNETNIDSAYATSLKSNCTSTGGDDNLAPLDVTTPVAFDNAYFKNLLNSKGLMHSDQQLFNGGSTDSQVTTYSNNPATFKADFANAMVKMGNLSPLTGSSGQIRTNCRKIN, from the exons ATGGGATTTCACTTGCACTCAAACATATTCTGCTTCTTTGCATTCTTCCTACTGTTTGGTGGAGGAGCCTTTGGGCAATTATCCTCGAATTACTATGCAACAACATGCCCGAGAGCCCTATCTACCATTAGAACTGCTGTGAATAATGCGGTCTCCAAGGAGCATCGCATGGGGGCCTCTTTGCTTCGCCTCCATTTCCACGACTGTTTTATCAAT GGATGTGATGCGTCTGTTCTATTAGATGACACCGCAAATTTCACTGGGGAGAAGACAGCAGGCCCAAACGCAAATTCTTTGAGGGGCTATGAAGAAATAGATACCATGAAGTCTCAAGTGGAAAGTATTTGCCCTGGAGTTGTTTCCTGTGCAGATATCCTAGCTGTTGCAGCCCGTGATTCTGTTGTTGCa TTAGGGGGGCCTTCATGGACAGTTCAATTAGGCAGAAGAGACTCGACCACAGCAGGTTTTGCGGAAGCAAACACTGAAATGCCCTCTCCGGGGATGGACCTCAGTGACCTTATATCTAGCTTCTCCAATAAAGGATTTACTGAAAAAGAAACGGTAGCTCTCTCAG GAGCTCACACAATAGGCCAAGTCAGGTGCGTGATTTTCCGGGAACGTATCTATAACGAGACAAACATCGATTCAGCATATGCAACATCATTAAAATCAAACTGTACAAGCACCGGTGGAGATGACAACCTTGCCCCCCTAGATGTCACTACCCCTGTCGCCTTTGATAATGCTTATTTCAAGAACTTGCTGAATAGTAAGGGACTCATGCACTCGGACCAACAGCTCTTCAATGGCGGCTCCACAGACTCTCAGGTCACCACTTACAGCAACAACCCCGCAACTTTCAAAGCTGATTTTGCCAATGCCATGGTgaagatggggaaccttagccCTCTCACAGGAAGCAGTGGCCAAATACGTACTAATTGCAGGAAAATTAACTGA